The DNA sequence GGTACGGTAATGGCCTTCGACTACGATCAATTCATCCGCTCCGGGAAGCTGCCGCACATCTGGTGCCCCGGATGCACCTACGGGATCGTTTTCAAGTCGCTTCTCCGGGCCGTCGACTCGCTGAAGATCCCCAAGGACGACATCGCGCTCGTCTCCGGGATCGGGTGCGCATCGCGGCTTCCGGGGTACGTGGACTGG is a window from the Candidatus Deferrimicrobiaceae bacterium genome containing:
- a CDS encoding 2-oxoacid:ferredoxin oxidoreductase subunit beta; this encodes MAFDYDQFIRSGKLPHIWCPGCTYGIVFKSLLRAVDSLKIPKDDIALVSGIGCASRLPGYVDW